In Alosa alosa isolate M-15738 ecotype Scorff River chromosome 23, AALO_Geno_1.1, whole genome shotgun sequence, a single window of DNA contains:
- the kctd12.2 gene encoding BTB/POZ domain-containing protein KCTD12.2, with protein MAQADKTSGDHVGFPFPDIIELNVGGQVYVTRHATLLAVPSSRLWTMFSQRSPADLSRDSKGRFFIDRDGALFRYILDYLRNLTLVLPDYFRERASLQKEADFFQLHDLSKRLRSSTSKENSPSEEVCRGDPEEAMLGALASTSLAASPGSTTNPCSPSLDPRKSGYITIGYRGSYTIGRDIQTDHKFRRVARITVCGKTSLAKEVFGENLNESRDPDRPPERYTSRYYLKYNFLEQAFDQLSEAGFHMVACSSTGTCAYTSNDPNEDKVWSSYTEYVFCRD; from the coding sequence ATGGCACAGGCGGACAAGACGAGTGGAGATCACGTTGGATTCCCCTTTCCAGACATCATCGAGCTTAACGTTGGCGGCCAGGTGTATGTGACGCGGCACGCGACCCTGCTAGCTGTGCCGAGCTCGCGCCTCTGGACCATGTTCAGCCAGCGGAGCCCCGCGGATCTCAGCAGAGACAGCAAGGGCCGCTTCTTCATAGACCGTGACGGAGCTCTCTTCAGATATATTCTGGATTACCTGCGGAATTTAACGCTTGTGTTGCCAGATTATTTCAGGGAGAGGGCGAGTCTCCAAAAAGAGGCAGACTTTTTCCAGCTGCACGATCTATCTAAACGTCTCCGATCCTCGACGAGCAAAGAAAACTCCCCGAGCGAGGAGGTGTGTCGTGGCGATCCTGAGGAAGCTATGCTTGGAGCTCTTGCGAGCACGAGCCTGGCTGCGTCTCCCGGCAGCACAACAAACCCCTGCTCCCCTTCTCTTGACCCACGGAAGTCGGGCTACATCACCATCGGGTATCGCGGTTCCTACACCATCGGGAGGGACATTCAAACAGATCACAAATTCCGGCGCGTGGCGAGGATTACCGTGTGTGGAAAGACGTCCCTCGCCAAAGAAGTTTTTGGCGAGAATCTGAACGAGAGCAGGGACCCAGACAGACCCCCGGAGAGATACACATCCCGGTACTACCTGAAGTATAACTTCTTGGAGCAAGCCTTCGACCAGCTCTCAGAGGCAGGCTTTCATATGGTCGCGTGTAGCTCCACAGGCACATGCGCCTACACAAGTAACGACCCAAACGAAGACAAGGTGTGGAGCAGCTATACCGAGTACGTCTTCTGCCGGGACTGA